CGCCCCGTCCTGAGATGGCGGCGCCCGGCGCGTGCAGCGGCGCGGGCAGGAGGGCCGCCTTGCTCCGGGCAGCCCTGGTGCGGGGGCTGGCGGAGCCGGTGTCTGAGCCCACGAAGGTGGCATTCGACGTGCGGCCGGGCGGCGTGGAGCACTCCTTCTCCCAGAACGTTGGACGGGGACAAGTTTACGTGTGTGTTCACATATGCTTCCCAGGCGGCACTAACGAGCAATGGCAGGTGAGTCTGGGGGCCAGCGAAGACCACCAGGACTTCACCTGCACCGTGTGGAGGCCGCAGGGGAAGTCCTGCCTCTACTGCACCCAGTTCCAGGCCGAAGTTCGGGGTGCCGAGATCGAATATGCCATGGCCTGCTCCAAGGCAgcgtttgaaagagaaagagcgaAGATTCGACGTGACCGAGAGCGCCGTGGCCACAGCCGGGCCTTCGCGGCTGAGCTGCCCAAGCTGGCGGCGGTGGCCACGGCTGCCCGCTCGGAGCTGTGGCTCGCCCCCGCCCCTGGCGGTCCTCAGCGGCTGCCGAGAAGCTGCCACCTGGAGCGCTGCGGCCTGGCTTGTCTGGGGACCCTCGGTTCGCCCCTGGAATCCACACGGCCCCGTGCAGAGCCACCAGCCCACTCCACAGAGCCCTGGTCTCGGAACTCGGGTCTGAAGTCCCCCAACTTCTTAACCAGTGCAGGCACTTACTACATGGGGGCGGGAACCGGGAGCGGCTAGACTTTTCTGAAGCCAGCAGGTTTACCCTTTTGCCCAAGCCGGCATCCCCAGCTCAAGGACCACTTTCATAGTTGCCCCTCTCCCAGGGGCCTCCTTTCACAGAAGCCAGGAGGGCATGAAGtcttttca
This genomic interval from Jaculus jaculus isolate mJacJac1 chromosome 16, mJacJac1.mat.Y.cur, whole genome shotgun sequence contains the following:
- the LOC101606917 gene encoding myeloid-derived growth factor-like, which codes for MAAPGACSGAGRRAALLRAALVRGLAEPVSEPTKVAFDVRPGGVEHSFSQNVGRGQVYVCVHICFPGGTNEQWQVSLGASEDHQDFTCTVWRPQGKSCLYCTQFQAEVRGAEIEYAMACSKAAFERERAKIRRDRERRGHSRAFAAELPKLAAVATAARSELWLAPAPGGPQRLPRSCHLERCGLACLGTLGSPLESTRPRAEPPAHSTEPWSRNSGLKSPNFLTSAGTYYMGAGTGSG